The following are encoded together in the Mycolicibacterium arabiense genome:
- a CDS encoding MaoC family dehydratase has protein sequence MKVFKDLNEFAAAQGSQLGPTEWMEISQERVNLFADATDDHQWIHVDPEKAADGPFGGTIAHGLLTLSLLPHFSHDLYRVDGISLAVNYGYNKVRFITPVKVGARIRARGEVTAINQLESAVQATTTITVEIEDSEKPAAVAESIIRYIA, from the coding sequence GTGAAAGTCTTCAAGGATCTGAACGAGTTTGCAGCGGCACAGGGCAGCCAACTCGGCCCGACCGAGTGGATGGAAATCAGCCAGGAGCGCGTCAACCTGTTCGCCGACGCCACGGACGATCATCAGTGGATTCACGTCGATCCGGAGAAGGCGGCCGACGGCCCGTTCGGCGGCACCATCGCCCACGGGCTGCTGACACTGTCGCTGCTCCCGCACTTCTCGCATGACCTCTACCGCGTCGACGGCATCTCGCTGGCGGTGAACTACGGCTACAACAAGGTTCGCTTCATCACGCCGGTCAAGGTGGGGGCGAGGATCCGCGCCCGCGGCGAGGTCACCGCGATCAACCAACTCGAGAGCGCCGTGCAGGCGACCACCACGATCACCGTGGAGATCGAGGACTCGGAGAAGCCGGCAGCGGTCGCAGAGTCGATCATC